Part of the Lycium ferocissimum isolate CSIRO_LF1 chromosome 6, AGI_CSIRO_Lferr_CH_V1, whole genome shotgun sequence genome, ATAGTAGGATAAGCTAAAAAGGTCACATACAAAGAGCACCAggattatattatatattgatcgaGTAAATAGTTTTTCCTatcttaacaaaataataatacattGTGACTTTTTAGAAACTTATCTTTGTTTTTTCCTGAATTACAATGAAATTTGTAAACTATTTCAAAATCCACCTACCACTGAAATAGTTCTTTATAACACGGACACTTGACAGTcagtattaattaattaatggaTTATTATTCCAatacctttcttttcttggcttTTACCTACCACCTAAAGCCAATCGCAATTTGAAAACAACCCtttatcttttctttattaatttcCGAACTTTACCAAACACTAAATTAAGCCTAAGGGTTGTTTGGTTAAAGACATAATGAGAGATAGTTCCAACATAAAATTTCAACccaaaaacaataataatatttagTTGGAGGactaaatataataatattcacaTAATAATTAATGCAGTGTTTGATTgacataaaataaatttattctTGCATAGCTGATGCAAAACTTACCAAAATCAAATGATTTTCGTATCAATAGGCACTACCAATTAGTTGAGAATATGAGTATTCGAATATGTTTTGGTGATTATAAGTAGCTGAAAAGCTTTAAATGTCGAAAAATATTTGCAAGtgttgaaattgattttctaaataaataattatgtgCTTAGATATAAGTCCTAAAGTTAATAATAAGTAGTTTTATTAAAAAGACTAAATAACCTTAagtattttatgaaaaatataaattataagtATCCTTGTAAACAAAATGTGAACGACGAATACGGAGTGAATGTAAAGTTGGGTTTTACTTTGACAATAGATatattgagaattaaaaaattattacaaaaaaaataataaaaagctTGATCAAACTAAAAATACTTATAAGCTGAAAAGACATAAGTTGGGGATGACAATATGACTATCATTCTCTGTATAATAATCTCTATATTACTCTatccggttcaaaataagtgcaACTTAACCTTTAGCACActctttaagaaaatataacttctagaaaaaataggtattttgactaaactatgCTTAATTAAATACGACctaattaatataatttcttgattacataaaaattcacttatctaaatagGGGTAAGTTTGAGTCAAAATAATCAattccttcttgattatgtaagtaaatacttattttaaaccaaaataaaaaggctaaATGGACCCTTACAATGAACCGGAGGTAGCCAGGGGCGTAGCCAAGTGTAGCCAAGGGTATGAACCAGAAAAATTACGATGTATATTagaggttaaaattattttttatgtatatatggtagatgttgaaccccttaAACTTCTTATGTttacttttcatatttttgaaccTCTTCTAAAAATCCACAACAAGTAACTTGTGGAGGTAGCAATGTATAacaaaaatcttcattattttttacCTTACCGTATAAACAAATCCCTGCATTACAATATTGATGACACAACTAGCTTGTCAACCAAACAGCCCcctaaaataaacataataattcaGCCGCACCAAACTCTTTTCCTCGTTTATATCGTCCATTGTGAAAACTATAACGCCCACCAACTccatttctctttctctctgaaaaaaataataataatcaagcATGGCTACCATTTCTAAACTCTCAAATCCATGCTTCAACTACTCTTCATCAGCTTCCTTTGGTAACAGATCTTCATCAGCACCTAAGTTTTTTATTGATCTACGCACCAGTAACAGTACCACATTTCATCACAGAGTCAATGGCTCTAAGTTGTCCTTTGTTATCAACCCTTCTCTTAGAGGATCCTTGTGGTAAAATTTCTATTTCTCTATTCCTTGTTTTAAAACATGTGcaagtttttgttgttgttacgggcaatataaaaaaagaaacacttttttttactttgggtaattaaaattatagaagaaaaaggatttagaataatataaaaTGGAAAGTTAAAAGGCCgttttagattaaaaaaaaaaacataaaacgtGTAAGTCATTTGATCCcaatataataaaaaaagaaacatgttttgattatGTATTCTTTTAGTTAATAAAAATTATAGAAGAAAAGGgatttagaataatataaaaaggaaagttaaaaggctgttgtagaaaaaaaagatatttttaacGTGTATGAGCTCGATCTattatttattacaatttttatttttttaaaataaatttatactccCTAAAAGTtagggttcaattgaacccccatttgtttatgtgtttattcggttaatattagatatatttttagaattatacacgtaatatatcgagtttagtcgagtgaccatgtgttcacgtgactcAAAAATTATACCTAAATTCGCCTCTTGTTACAGGATCAATCAAATTAGATTGGATTGAAAAGCAAGAATATCAATTATACTgagataataaataaatattagttgAGTAATCATCCGAGAAATCAACGGTCATGGTTAGTTTGATTCGAAGATAAGTTATGGTGGGATTAGTTATGTTGGGATTAGTTATACTAGGATAAGTTATAGTGGGATTAATTATCCTGATATTATTTCTCAGTGAGTGATtggtttattttattaaaactaACATGCAttacataatttttgaaaagaagttgTTTGTTTACAAAATATCTCCACCTTGTTTGTAAAAAAAGGGCTTGAAGGATTTTAGGGgttattttgtcattttcagGAATAACTAATCCTGATACTATTATTTCACCATCTGGTTGGAATAACTTTTCACAGGATTAGTAGATTAATAACCAAACTAGGAATAAAATAATACTAATTTTTTATCTTAGCACTATTTATGTTTGTCCAGCCTACTAAACAACCCTTAATAATATCTGACAACAATTGGCTTGTcaaccaaacagcccctaaaaTCAACGTAATAAAGTATAACAACCCACCAACCCATCACCTATAAACCCCATTTTCTCTGCTCATTTCTttcttgaggaaaaaaaaaaaaaatcaaaaccatgGCTACCATTTCTAAGCTCTCAAATCCATGCCTTAATTACTCTTCATCAACTTCATTTGGGACCAGATCTTCATCAACACCTAAGTTTTTTATTGATCTTCGCACCAGTAACAATACCACCTTTCATCACAGAGTCAATGGTTCTAAGTTGTCCTTTGTTATCAACCCTTCTAACAGAGGATCCTTGTGGTAAAGTTTCTCTTTTTATTATACAAGTGcagtttttgttgttgtagagTCAATCAAATTAGATTGACGTTGGGGTTGACTGCTGTAACAGAGCCATAATTTTCacgaaaaaaatattaatatctattatatatatatataaataaaaatcaattttgaccttgtatacagtgtaattttctggTTAAAGGGTTCTGTCCTTGGTTGGTTGGCTGGCTATATGCTTCGCTATTCATTTAGAGTTTCGTAAAAATtggattatttttatttgtaagtTAGGTTATTTTTATGTATCCTGCTAAAACCTTTCCtgtttttttttgaattttggatCCTATGTTTTACATGTAGGTGAAGTTTCATTTGGTGttacttgttttattttatttattgttgttgtccGTTTCTCTTTTCTATATTTCGGATTTGATCCCTGTTATATTTCTTTTTACAAGGTTTAGCATTTTCCTGACAATTTTTATTTAAGGGTGCTTAAACGGGAAAAGCTAGTGGAATAGTTTGTTGATTTTTCACTAaagttaaattcttgattgctTAGAGCTCATTTTAAGCCAAAAAGTGATTTTGCTCTTGAAAAAAGGAAGGGACGTTCTTTTTTTAATCTTAGATCCATCAGAACTCAAAACTTGGCGATAGTAGTACTTGAATGAATGACCCCTCAAACTCTTTTGTTGTATCCCTTCTACTTATACTTAGCCTAATTttttacaataacaacaacaacatcataagtCATATTTCAAAAGTTTGCATGTACCTTTCCAAGTCCTATATACTTTTGCAAGACAAACATATTTTAGTAATGTCTGATCTGCTTCAAATGATGGCTTAATCTTTTAAGTATGATTTACTTGCTAATTAGTTCTCTACGTGAAATGGACGTTAATAGAGCAAAAGGTagtggattcatatagctaaccCCTTATGATGTGGTTGATTCGTTAGTTGAATTAGTTGTCTATGCCATTCGTTTAAATTAACTGATCCAGCTATCAAGTTTATGTGGCAGCTGTTCTAGGTATATTTGTCTTATTCTTGCTTTCAAAACTTTGTTGTCAGCCAATATTTTGTAGCTGATTAGGATGTTTAAAGTAAAAGGGATTAAATTCTGTAAACTTGTGGCCTGTAATTTGTGTAAGATTGGAAGTTAATATTAACCCCAGTGGTCAATATTTACACATAGAAGATAGTGAAACTGACTTCTTTATGTACAAATATAACAGTTCTCGCAATTGTTGGGATAGGAAATTGATGACGATTCTTTTTCGTATAATGTGGGTAGTAAAGGTTCCTACCCTTATTTTATCTGGTCAACAATGTAAGTGTTTAAAACAGCTAATAGTATCATGGATATAACTATCGAATATCagggttttcaattttttgccACACTTTGTCTTTCTATCGCATGTTATAGATTTCTACTGGCAAAAAATGGATAATATTAACGATCAATTTGTTTGGCAGTGTCAAATGCTCCCAAGCTGATGGAAATGGAAGCTCAGTGAAGAGAACAACTCTCCATGATCTCTATGAGAGGCAAGGCCAAAGCCCATGGTACGACAATCTATGTCGTCCCGTCACGGATCTGATTCCATTGATTGAGAGTGGTGTTAGAGGCGTAACCAGCAATCCTGCGGTAAACTATTCCTTACTGAACCCTTCTGCTCTAGGGATAGGGAATCTGTTGTCATTAATATTTTGTTTACCTATAGATAAAATATGTGACTGCTGAAGATTTATTTAGATAAAATTTCTACAGTTTCTAGTTTCCAGTTGTTACTCTACAAGTTCATCAACTTACCTAACTGTTAGTTTGATGATTGCAGATTTTCCAGAAAGCTATATCAACATCAAATGCTTACAATGATCAGTTTAGGTAAATCTAGCCTTTGGAATGTTTGTCATTATTGTTTGATTCAATGTGAATGTCAAAATTGAAGAGCAAATGAGGAGAGGAGACACAGAATGAGGAAAGTTATGAGTGTTGGATCTTGGAAAAGTATGATAAATGTTTCTTTTTGTCCAAATGGGTGTTGTTTGGTCAAATATCCATACAAAGATTGGGTTTGGTATGAGCGTTCCATCCTCATGCTTGGAGCTTTATGATGGGCATCTGGGTATTATATCAATGCCATTATCAATGTTAATCACATAGTATTAGTGTTTCATGGACTTGTAATTATGTAGGatgtttttttggtttttccttTCAACAACATATTACCGGAAATGAATATATGATTTATTTCACATTGCGCCTAGACCTGTTTGTTTTCCCTGTTTTGCACTCTGCTTATCTTCATTCACTGCTCTTTACAGGGAACTTGTACAAGCTGGAAAAGATATAGACAGTGTGTATTGGGAACTTGTGGTAAAGGACATCCAAGATGCATGCAAACTCTTTGAGACAATCTACGATAAAACAGATGGTGGCGATGGGTACGTTTCTGTTGAAGTCTCACCTAAACTTGCTGATGATACAGAGGGCACTGTAGAGGCTGCAAAGTGGCTTCATAAGAAGGTTGAACGTTCCAATGTGTATATAAAAATTCCTGCTACTGCTCCATGCATTCCTTCCATCAAGGAAGTCATTTCACTTGGAATAAGTGTCAATGTCACTGTAAGTTGATTCCTTTTCGCCTTTGTTGACAACTTGACGCTTCGTGCATGAGATTGaagtaggggtgtcaaatgggcagGTTGGGCTGAATTTGGGCGGGTCAAAATGGGCTGAGTTAATATTGACCCGCCCAGAAGTTACTTGGGCTGAAATTGGTTGGGCTTAAATGGGCAAAAAAGCGGGTCATAACCCAACCGAcccaattcttactaagttttaatttctttctttattcttttataattttttaagtacctaatgaaactatttttttttcttcattatgactatATGTGCTTAAGAGAGAGATATTCATAGCACTTGATTAGTGAATGCTGATAAAGAGAATTATATCTTTGCTGTTCAAAGAACCGTcattcaattaatttttttatgtttcatGCAATTCTTCTTCCATTGCTTTTTTGGTACTTTATCGGTTTCTTGAATACTGAAGTAGATCCTATGTGTATGCACAGCTCATCTTCTCTCTTGCGAGATATGAAGCAGTTATTGATGCTTACCTCGATGGCCTCGAGGCCTCTGGGCTAAGTGATCTCTCCAGGGTCACAAGTGTTGCTTCATTTTTTGTTAGTCGAGTAGACACACTTGTCGACAAGATGCTTGAGAAAATTGGAACTCCAGAGGCTCTTGATCTTCGGGGGAAGGTACCTTCTACATCTATGAATTTGCCTACTCTTTTTAGGATGTTAGAGAGATACAAGTCGCAGATAACCTTATGTTGGTGTACTTTTATTACAGGCTGCAAATGCACAGGCTGCTCTGGCTTACAAGCTTTACCAGAAGAAATTTTCTGGTCCTAGATGGGAGGCGTTGGTGAAGAAAGGCGCCAAGAAACAGAGGGTATTGTGGGCCTCAACTAGTGTTAAGAACCCAGCATATCCCGACACTCTATATGTCGATCCTCTGATTGGACCTGACACGGTGAGTCATTTTCTCAGCTTCTTGTTTGTGGTGGTTGATTTATGGTCCTGTAGAAGACATCAAATCAGTTTTCCTGAATTGGCCTCTAATGAAATATTACTTGGGGACATTTGCACAAATGACCCTTTTTGAGGCCACTACTTAAGCCGTTAGTccatgaatttttatttttccaatttttttttttcaaaacagtGTTTGGTTATACATTGGACTGGTTTTTTGTAGATGAGTTTCAAGTTTTAAATAGCGGTTTTGACAAATGAAAAAACCTTTTCCacacacaaaatttcaacttttttttcaagttaaatgcaTGTCTAAACCCAACTTTACTTCCCAAATACACTTTtttcaatttaacttcaaatactacttttttttcttttaaatatcaCATTTTTATGTCCAAACGCATACTTAAATTCTGTCGCCCGTTAGCCTAGCGGGCTATATTTATCTGCAAAAAGAGTAATTCATCTGACTACCTGGGCTAATGAGGACACAAATTAAAGAGTGGCCTCAGGAAGGCCATACAGTGAGAATAATCTGTATTACTCCGTGTTTGCATGATGGTTGACCTCTAATTAAAATGGCTTGCCAGGTTTCAACGATGCCCGATCAAGCTCTTCAAGCATTTATTGATCACGGTTCTGTTGCAAGGACGATTGATGCAAACGTATCTGAAGCTGAAGGTATATACAGTGCCCTCGAGAAGTTGGGCATTGACTGGAACTTTGTCGGGTCTCAGCTCGAATTGGAGGGTGTGGATTCCTTCAAGAAGGCTTTTGATAGCTTGATTGACAGTCTGCAGGAGAAGGCAAACACCCTCAAGTTAGTGAACCTGTAAAACTAGTTTAGTTTGCTTGAGATTAATGACTGAATAAATGATAAGTCTTGTTGACTGAGTTTTCTGCATTGTAATGTATAATCTTGAGGATATTTGGCGGTCATACTTTTCTTGATAAGAAatttgatattggtttgtattACGAGGTTTTCAACATTCTTGATTGCTCCAGGTGCAGGATTTGAAAATCCCAAATTGGTATCGTACAAATACTCTGAAAGCTCGATTAAAGTTTGAGACAAGTAGTTCATTTATATAAAactgggaaaagggtcaaaattatCCCTCCatattttatacttttattCTATCATATTATGCTTTGGGTCTATTCATGCCTTCTCTGTTAGCAAATCATTCAGTATATGCCCTTGACTCTAATGGAATTCAAAGTTAAAAGTGTAACGGGGAATAATTTTACGTCGTCAAAGATAAATGGGTAAATTTGGACCTTTTTTCTTTGAAGCATTTTGAGACATGAAATTTATTCAGTTTATGGGGGAGCTCTATTAAAGTCAAAGGCAAATTAGTAAGGCTATGAATGGTCCGCATAATAGAGGATGAAATTACTATATTTCGTATTGTAATAAATATATAACTTTGGACACTTTCCCTGTAAAACTAGAAATTATGGCTGAGTAGGGTATATATTTCTATTATTCTCCTAAATATACACTTTTATGTAAATGTTTGCTGTTTAGTTCATAGCATACACTTCGTagattaagagcccgtttggcttagcttaaaaaaagtggCTTATAAGCTGATTTGACCAAAAAATatcttataagccaaaaaaataagttgggttaTTCTAAGcatttttttagtttatatTAACTTTGCCAAACacttaaaaaaccaaaaaacagTTTATAAGTTGATTTCAtcacttataagccaatccaaatagGCTCTAAGTGCAGTAACTTTAAAAAGGTTGTCATTAagcccccgtttggccataagaattattcactttattctggaagtttttctcactttttttcggaatcagcgtttggccattagaattccgaatacaacttgaagttgtattccggaataccaaaaactcaaaaaatttgtttttaaatttttttccacttttttacaactacatttcaccaaaaactacaatttcaaaaattatggccaaacacaactccaactctaaaattccaaaaaaaaagtgattttttttttatatctataGACAAACGGGCCTAGGAGTCAAACAATCAACTATTCTACCTATGCCATTCTATTTGGATTCTGTTCACTCAGATActacataatttttttgtttttcgttAGATTATAGGTTGGTTTGCCAATCCCACTCTTGTTCTTACACTAACATACACGTTTCTCATTAGACTAGTGGCCTATGCCAGTGCTATGCACGGGCTCAACACTTTgaattatagtgtatctatgtgtatgtagttgtgtttggatatatatatatatatatatatatatatatatatatatatatatatattttagggaaaagtattcaaaacacgCTCAACTATGGCTAAAATTGCCATAACACACACTcgactttgcgggggtcctatgaccccacggacttatttttgtgtattatttacGCTTTCAACCGGTGACACAGACTAGCAAGTGAAGCTACTCTCCTTCGAGCGCGTAAGAGATGATAAAAACTATATGGACCGGTGTATATTTGCCACGGCCGTCCAAATAACGTTTTTAATTCCCCAATCCAATATTAAATCCCCACAAACGGCTAGATCTTGTTCTCTTCTTCCATTGAGTTCTTCCCCAAATTTTGTggtaaatttcttctctttatgTTTCAATTCTTACCCAAGATTGGATTCTTACAATTTCTTTCCCCAAGTTTTTGATTAAAAATTCAGGTTAGCTATGGAAGAAACAAGATTGGATTTGAATAAGCTTTGTATGGACAATGAAGATCCAATGTTGAATGCGGAGGTGCGATGTAGTCATGGTGTGTTGCTCCTATTGAAGACTTCCTGGTCCGACAACAATCCGGAAGAAGATATTGGTCTTGCCCCTACTATGGTTCGAAGAAGTGTAAATTTTTTTATGGAGGGATCTTTcaaagttgatgaaagatcGAAATACATTATTCCAAAGTTGGTGAACAAAATGAAGGAGATACATGGAGAATTAgcttgaaaagaaagaaaattaagggAGATGGAAGAAGGATGTGGAAGTTACGAAATTGCCGAGATGTTGAAAGAGATTGAAATGGAAGAACAATCTGTCTCagtgatatgaaaatgaaggagatggaagaaCAATCAAGTGTGATTAATGCGGGCGAAATTGAAAATGCAAAGAGATAAAATCGAAAAAGAAGGGGATCGACAACTTTAGCTCTAATTTGATTTTCACATTTtgtatcttgttttgttttgctAGTTGGATCGGTTGGTTAATGCGAGGAAATGCTtcaacttgtcatgaccaatTGCCTTagtgtttcttgtattttttgaaGTTGAATGGTTTAGTTTTGTGCTTGATGTTAGGTAGGCAGTGCTTGGAAAAATGTCTTTtgtgttgtggttaatgttagTTAGGAACtacttttcccttttattttgtCTTGTGGTTAATGTATGTTAGGAAATTctttctagttttcttttgttttgtgtttaatgtaagttcgaaattgatgaatgaaatcCCTTTAATTTAGAAAGCAAGGTGTTACATGTGCTCCTCACATAAACCTTGCTTAAATTGAAAACATGGAGACCCATCTAATCTATTTCTATGATCTCctgtttttttttcaacaaggaAGTGTATCCGGTCTCTAGCGACGTCACGGACCTTGAAACACAATACATCCACATCCCGAATCCGTTAGCATCTATAAATTCTTTCCGTCCTGATGAAGCCGCGTATGAGCACCAACTTTGTATTTCGTTTGTACGCACCTCTTTCGAAATTACAACAACTTCACGGTCATCGTAAATGGGAGAAATTCAAGAATGCTACTTGGAAGGATCATGGAAAAACATGTGAttactaaaactaaaataacaattgaaaataacaaataaattagATGAACAACTTACGAAATCATCCTTTTCGACGTATGATTTggtcaatttttctcaaaataagcTACCATTTTCGAATTAAGGCTCCGTGTTGAAGGCTGTGTAGAATGCTATTTCATAGTATTAGAGTGTGAGTGAAAGCCTATAGTTATAATGTGTTTTGCAATAAATTCCCCACTACTTAACCCCCAACCACCTTAGCTATTGTTGACCACATTTAAATCCGCTCAAAAGCTTGACCACATTTAGTG contains:
- the LOC132060238 gene encoding uncharacterized protein LOC132060238 isoform X1, whose translation is MATISKLSNPCLNYSSSTSFGTRSSSTPKFFIDLRTSNNTTFHHRVNGSKLSFVINPSNRGSLCVKCSQADGNGSSVKRTTLHDLYERQGQSPWYDNLCRPVTDLIPLIESGVRGVTSNPAIFQKAISTSNAYNDQFRELVQAGKDIDSVYWELVVKDIQDACKLFETIYDKTDGGDGYVSVEVSPKLADDTEGTVEAAKWLHKKVERSNVYIKIPATAPCIPSIKEVISLGISVNVTLIFSLARYEAVIDAYLDGLEASGLSDLSRVTSVASFFVSRVDTLVDKMLEKIGTPEALDLRGKAANAQAALAYKLYQKKFSGPRWEALVKKGAKKQRVLWASTSVKNPAYPDTLYVDPLIGPDTVSTMPDQALQAFIDHGSVARTIDANVSEAEGIYSALEKLGIDWNFVGSQLELEGVDSFKKAFDSLIDSLQEKANTLKLVNL
- the LOC132060238 gene encoding uncharacterized protein LOC132060238 isoform X2 yields the protein MATISKLSNPCFNYSSSASFGNRSSSAPKFFIDLRTSNSTTFHHRVNGSKLSFVINPSLRGSLCVKCSQADGNGSSVKRTTLHDLYERQGQSPWYDNLCRPVTDLIPLIESGVRGVTSNPAIFQKAISTSNAYNDQFRELVQAGKDIDSVYWELVVKDIQDACKLFETIYDKTDGGDGYVSVEVSPKLADDTEGTVEAAKWLHKKVERSNVYIKIPATAPCIPSIKEVISLGISVNVTLIFSLARYEAVIDAYLDGLEASGLSDLSRVTSVASFFVSRVDTLVDKMLEKIGTPEALDLRGKAANAQAALAYKLYQKKFSGPRWEALVKKGAKKQRVLWASTSVKNPAYPDTLYVDPLIGPDTVSTMPDQALQAFIDHGSVARTIDANVSEAEGIYSALEKLGIDWNFVGSQLELEGVDSFKKAFDSLIDSLQEKANTLKLVNL